Proteins from one Staphylococcus sp. IVB6214 genomic window:
- the pbuX gene encoding xanthine permease PbuX — MKRFLLSLQHLLAMYAGAILVPIIVATSLDFTAEQTAYLVTVDIFMCGIATFLQVYKGIGIGLPVVLGCTFTAVAPMILIGQTKGIDVLYGSLFLSGLLVIIIAPFFASLVKLFPPVVTGSVVTIIGITLMPVAMNYLAGGQGAKDYGDPKHLLLGVVTLVIILLLQRFAQGFLKSIAILLGLIIGTIFASFLGVIDAGQVASAHWFELPRPFRFTGFAFDFGATVVFFIVALVSLIESTGVYHALSEITGKTLTRKDFRKGYMAEGIAITLGSIFNAFPYTAYSQNVGLVSLSGAKKNDVIYGMVILLMICGCIPKLGALANMIPLSVLGGAMLAMFGMVMAYGMRILNDINFKNQNNLIIIAVSVGLGAGITAVPEAFQGLGDQFSWLTQNGIVLGAISAIVLNLFFNGLNYQQNQENVK; from the coding sequence ATTAAACGATTCTTGTTGAGTTTACAGCATCTATTAGCTATGTATGCCGGCGCTATTCTAGTCCCTATTATAGTTGCGACAAGTCTTGACTTTACTGCTGAACAAACGGCTTATCTTGTCACAGTAGATATATTTATGTGTGGGATTGCAACCTTTTTACAAGTTTATAAAGGCATCGGTATTGGACTCCCGGTCGTCTTGGGATGTACGTTCACTGCGGTTGCACCGATGATTTTAATTGGGCAGACGAAGGGGATTGATGTCTTATATGGTTCACTCTTCTTATCTGGATTACTTGTGATCATCATTGCACCATTTTTTGCTTCACTCGTTAAGTTATTTCCTCCTGTTGTGACGGGTAGTGTTGTCACGATTATCGGAATTACACTGATGCCCGTTGCAATGAACTATCTCGCAGGGGGACAAGGTGCGAAAGATTACGGAGATCCTAAGCATCTATTATTAGGTGTCGTGACATTGGTGATTATTTTGTTACTGCAACGTTTTGCACAGGGCTTTTTGAAGTCTATTGCGATTTTGCTCGGTCTTATTATCGGTACAATCTTTGCAAGCTTTTTAGGTGTGATTGATGCGGGTCAAGTTGCGTCAGCACATTGGTTTGAATTGCCAAGACCCTTCCGCTTTACAGGATTTGCTTTTGACTTTGGTGCAACGGTCGTATTTTTTATCGTAGCATTGGTGAGTCTAATAGAATCAACGGGTGTCTATCATGCATTAAGCGAGATTACCGGCAAGACATTGACGCGCAAAGACTTCCGTAAAGGTTACATGGCAGAAGGGATTGCAATCACGTTAGGCTCTATTTTTAATGCATTTCCATATACAGCATACTCTCAGAATGTAGGACTTGTTTCGCTGTCAGGTGCAAAAAAGAATGATGTCATCTATGGAATGGTGATTTTGCTTATGATTTGTGGTTGTATTCCTAAGTTAGGTGCGCTTGCCAACATGATCCCACTATCGGTATTAGGTGGTGCAATGCTTGCGATGTTCGGCATGGTCATGGCATACGGGATGCGCATATTGAACGACATTAACTTCAAGAATCAAAACAACTTAATTATTATTGCTGTGTCAGTCGGTCTTGGTGCAGGGATTACAGCAGTTCCTGAAGCATTCCAAGGGTTGGGCGACCAGTTTTCTTGGTTGACACAAAACGGGATTGTATTAGGTGCAATTTCAGCAATTGTATTAAATTTATTTTTTAATGGTCTAAACTATCAACAAAATCAAGAAAATGTGAAATAA